From the genome of Sediminibacter sp. Hel_I_10:
AATGGCTTTGTAGTGCGAAGGTAAATTGAAGTGTTCTATCCAATATATAAAGGCCTCTTTCGCTCCTTCCCAATCCTCTTGTTTTAAACGCTTAAGACTTTCTGTATTCCAGTATTCATTAGAATTTGGTTCCACATAAATCAAGGCTTGATCTAAAAACGCATTACCCTTTTGTATGTAATTCTGGCTAAAACGATAATCTGCAGTATAATCTGACAAATCATAAAATGTTCGCGCTTTCACAGCATAATATTCAAACTTGGAGGAATCTGGTAATCGTATAGGGTCAATACTTTCCAAGCTATCAATAGCTTCTTTGAATAATCCTGAGGACATGAGTACAAAGCCCTCTTTTATTTTAACATTGTAGAGTTTTAATGTATCCTTTAAAAGTAATGCTTTTGATTTTGCCTGATCCAAATAGTAATATGCAGAGTCATAATCAAATGACCGATATTCCTTAAACAAAGAAAGATTGTCTTGGTATATCTTGACTTGATCTTCATAATAAACATGTTTGCCCAATTGTTTTTTAATAGTGGCAATACGATTGTTTTTCTTCTGAATATAAACATCTTTTTTACTGATGGCTAATTCCAATTCATTCATAATCGCATCTTTCTGAAAACCAAAAGATGGAATTACAGCGAGAAGACAAACAAAAACTAGAATATGTTTCAAATAATTATTTAACATAAAAATAGTAATAAGAAAAAAAGAGTTGTTCTTTTTTAAGAAACCAACAAATTACACGAGGTTATTTTACAAATATAGCATAAAATAAATCTTGATTTTTGAAAAAATAACCTTGATCGATAGTTCTTCATAAATTTCATAAAAAATTGAAAAACAAATAGTTAAAAAAAAATTTAACAAAATATTTTCTTGATTTTATATTACTACTTTTTATTTCAGTCAAGGTTGTGTCTATTTTTGAAATGTTACGAAAACGTTAACGTCATAAAAGACTAACTCACTATCTATAATTCAGTTTATCTAAAATAAACCTAGATGAACACCATATTATCTGTAATTCATGAAAAAAAGACGACTTACCAATCGCAATCATTTTTTAGTTTCAACAAAGTTGATACTGCTATTTATAACAATGATTGGCTCACCTTTATTTGCTGTAAATTCTAATGATTTATCGTTTGAAACAGTAACAATACAACAAATTACTGTTACAGGAAAAGTAATAGATGAATACGGAATGCCACTACCCGGAGCCAATGTTATAGAAAAGGGCACTTCTAATGGTGTGGCCACAGATATTGATGGAAATTTCAGTATTAATGTGCTTGATAGCTCTTCCATTCTTGTCATCTCTTATGTTGGTTATCAACCAAAAGAAATTATTTCTTCCAATACACTTGCACCCATTCAATTGGAAGCTGACGCCAGCGCTCTTGATGAAATTGTAGTAGTAGGTTACGGATCTACCAAACGAAGAGATGTGACTGGTGCTGTAGCATCAGTATCAGAAAAGGATATGAACCAAGGCGCCATTACCAGTCCATTACAATTGATTTCTGGTAAAGCTGCAGGGGTTAACATTAACCAAACAGGGAGTGAACCTGGGTCTTCACCAAGTGTTAGAATTAGAGGTATTTCTTCTTTAATTGGCGGTAATGATCCTTTGGTAGTTGTGGACGGTATTCAGGGGAATATGGATTTATTGAGTCAAATTCCTCCAAGTGAAATTGCTTCAATTGACATTTTAAAAGACGCGTCAGCAACTGCTATTTATGGATCCAGAGGTGCAGCTGGTGTCATTATAGTAAGCACAAAAAAGAATAAAGCAGGAATGACGACATTACAATATGTGGGAAGTTCTTCTATTGATTATATACCTAAAAAGTTGGACATGCTAGGTGCAGACCAATGGTGGGCACAAGCTCAGCTTTCAGGGGTTCCCGCTTCTGCCAACCATGGCTCCAATACGGACTGGTACAATTTATTGACACAAACCGGATCAACCCAGACTCATACGCTTTCTTTTGGAGGCGGAGCAGACAAGTTTAACTATCGTGCTTCAGTTAGTGCAATCTTACAAGAAGGTGTGGTTATCAATTCAAAAAACCAAAAATATATTGGTAGAATTGTGGCCACTCAAAAAGCGTTGGATGATAATTTGACCTTGACTTACAACCTGAACAGCGGTATTGTTGAAAACACTGGAACCGTTCAAAGTATTGGACGTGCTTCTTTTACATCAAATTTAATTACAAATGCTTATTTGATGCGTCCTACAGATCCTGTATTTGATATTGATGGTAGTTATTTTAATGACCCTAATGTATTTCAATACCTCAACCCTTATGCCGTAGCGCAAACCGTCGTAAACGAAGGCCAGCAAGACAACTTATTTGGCAGTTTAAAGGCTGATTTAAAGATCTATGAGGATTTAACCCTAGGCTGGTTTGGAAGCTGGCGTAAAACCAACAACACTAATGGCTTCTTTCTTCCAGTAGAATCTACAAGTGCCAGTGCCATTGACCAAAACGGATTTGCCAACATAAACAATAGCAAGCAAAATGAGAAACTGATGAACATCAGCCTGAGCTATAAAAAGACATTTGGGGAGCATAATCTCAATGCTTTGGCTCTGTATGAGTGGCAAAACCAAACTTATCAAGGTAATTACGCGCAAGCAAGAGGGTTTATAAACAATATAGCCACCTACAATGCGCTCCAATTGGGTGATTTATCAAACGTAAGACCTGGAGATATTTCTTCATACAAAAATGACCGTACGCTAATTTCCTTTTTAGGCCGTGTCAATTACTCTTTTATGGATCGTTACTTACTGACGCTAAGTATGAGACGTGATGGTTCTTCCGTTTTTGGAGCGAATCATAAATGGGGCAACTTTCCATCAGCATCTGTAGCCTGGCAAATAGATCAAGAGCCTTTTATGGAAAACCAAACTGTTTTTGAACAGCTAAAACTACGTGGTGGCTATGGTGTGACTGGTAACCAACAAGGTTTATATCCTCAAAATTCATTGTCCCTAGTGGGTGGTTCAGGAGTAACCTATTTTGGCGGACAGCAAATCACAAACTTTAATGTGGTTCAAAATGCGAATGCCGATTTACGCTGGGAAACCAAAAAACAGACCAATATAGGGGTGGATTTTTCACTTCTTGACAGTCGTCTGCGCGGAACAATTGATGTTTATACCGCCACAACTGACAATCTATTATTTGATTATACCGTACCACAACCTCCTTATCCGTATCCTTCTATTAAAGCCAATGTAGGAAGTATATTAAATCAAGGTCTAGAAATTTCTCTTGCTTATGACTTAATTGATAAGGAAGACATGACCCTAACCTTGGCAGGAAATGTGTCGTTTCTTAAAAATGAGGTTAAAAGTTTAAGTGGCAGCATCAACGGTGTGCCGTTAAATACAAACTACGTGCCTTGGGGCCCAAGTTCTTATTTGATAGAGGGACAGCCTATTGGTACGTTCAATATTTTACATCATACAGGTAGAGATGATTCCAATGCTGAAACTGTTCAAGATGTTAATGGCGACGGCATTATTGATCAGGGCAACCGAAGTCCTGACCGCATGCTGCAAGGTTCAGCACTACCAACTTACACCTACGCCTTCAACCCAACATTTCGATATAAAAACTTTGATGTTTCTATGTTGTGGAGAGGTTCTGGAGGAAATAAAATCTATAATAGTTTAAAATCGAGCTTAAGTTATTTAGAAAATATAGGGCGATCCAATGTTTTAGAAAGTGCGGTTGATCTTGGTATTTATACCTCTCAATACGGTTCTGATCTTTGGTTGGAAAAAGGAGATTTCTTAAGGCTCGAAAACTTAACCGCTGGATATACTTTTGACTTTAAAGATGTAAAATATTTAGATTCTGTAAGGTTATCAATTACAGGAAACAACCTCATATTAATCACCGATTATTCAGGAATTGATCCCGAACTTAACTTTACAGGCGGCAATGGCTTTGGTGGAGATAATGGCATTTATCCACGTACAAGAAGCTTTGTTATCGGCTTAGATGTGAAATTAAATTAAAATGAAAATGAAAAGAAAAAACGTAGTATTAATAGGATTCTTAAGCGTCCTATTAGTGGTTGCTTGTACCAACGTAGATGAGAATGTTTATGACAAGTACGAATCAAATGAATTTTACGGAACTCCAGAAGGTTCTGATGTGGCGTTGGCAGCAGTTTACGCTCAAGTTGCCGGCAATTGGGGTGGTGTAGGCTATGCAGGAGCTGATAATGGTTGGTATGACATGAACACCATGAGCTCTGACGAGCAGGTCATTCCACATAGAAATACTGGCGATTGGCAATTGGATTTTGCACGCATGTTTAAACACCAATGGCTACCTTCTGATTTGATGGTCAATAACACCTGGAATTGGCTTTACAGATCCATCTTTAATGCCAATTTAGCCGTAGAGCAATTGGTAAACGCAGATGCTGATCCTTCAAAAATTGCTGAAGCAAAAGTGCTGAGGGCATTCTTCTATTATCTATTGATGGATGATTATGGCAATGTGCCTTTTTACACAGAAAACAATATTACCGTTGATCAAATTCCCCAAGCAAACAGATCTGAAGTTTATGATTTTATAGTAACAGAATTGACTGAAAACGTTGACTTGCTTTCCACCGAAAAAGGTGGCAATTATTATGGGCGCTTCAATAGATGGGCGGGTTACACCTTATTGGCCAAAGTGTATCTCAATGCTGAAGTTTACACTGGTACACCACAATGGCAAGCATGTTTAGATGCTTGTGAAATTATAAGTGGAGGTGGTTTTTCATTGCATACCTCAGCTGAAAATGCCTCAAGTCCATTCGAATCTCAATACTATGATCTTTTTGGTGATGTATTGCCAGAAGACGAAACTATTTTGGCCATGTACGCCAGTGTCAACATTGTATCTAGAAACATCTATGGAATTAGATCCCTTTTTGGACCTCATGCACAAGCCGTATTTGGCTATAGCGGATGGAACGGCACCATTGTTCCAACACAATACTTTCTTCAATATGATGAAAATGATATTAGAAGAAAGCAATTCATTTACGGTCCACAACCTGGAGGTGTCAATTATTCTTTGAATGTCACATCTCTTGACGACCCTGGAGCCGCACCACAAGCAGGAGTTAGAGGTCTAAAATTCTATCCAGCAGGTACTATGGATGGTGGCGGTGCTTCCAACGATTTCCCAATGTATAGATATGCCGATATTTTATTGATGCAAGCAGAATGCCATGTGCGTTTAGGAAATACTTCTGCGGCCAAACCATTTGTTGATATGGTGAGACAACGCGCAGGACTTGATGCCTTGGAAGGAGACCCTACAATCACTGATGTTTATAATGAAAGAACTTTTGAACTCAACTGGGAAGGTCATAGAAGACAAGATATGATCCGTTTTGGAACATTTTTACAGCCAAATGAATTTAGAAGTGCTTCAAGTGAATTCAGAAAGCTATTCCCAATCCCAACCTCAGCTTTGGATGCCAACCCAGGGTTAGAGCAAAATCCAGGTTACTAAAACTAAATGTCATGAAAAGAACATCACCAAGATTTAGTCTTAAACGCTAAAGAAAGGTATGCTAATTATATGACCGATAAAAAACACTAAAAATGAAAACATTCATAACCAAACTATTTACTATTAGCCTAGTGCTATTTGCTTTTGCTTCTTGTGATGATGATGCAGAATTAACGACCTTGGAGTTTGTCAGCTTTCCTGCAGCAATAGAGGCCACACCAAACACTATAGTTCTGTCTACAGAAAACAATTCAGAATCTGTAATGACCGTTTCTTGGCCAGAGGTTCAGTTTCCTATTGAAGCACCTGTAACCTATACCTTGGCTATGGATGTAGCTGCAGATACTTTTGGTGAAAATGGCTGGGCAAACGCTATTAGAATCCCTGTGGGAGAAGATGTATTGAGCACTTCAATATTAGGGAATGATTTAAATGATTATGTGGCAACTTTAGGTTTGATGCCAGATGTTGAAGGCGAAGTAATGCTTCGTGTTGAAGCTTATATGGACCGCTATGTTTATTCAGAACCTATTACAGTTGAAGTGACGCCTTACGTTGAAGAAATTGCGTCTGGAGAACTTTACATACCAGGAGCCTATAATGCTTGGGATGCTTCTACAGCAGCAAAACTATCGGCAATAGCGACAGGTGTTTACCAAGGTTATTTGACAGTAAACGCACCTCAAAATTTAGCTTTTAAAGTTACTCCAGAACAGGATTGGGACGAATTTTATGGTTTGGACGTCAACGGTAATTTTGCTTTAGGAGCAGATGGTGATTTATTGCTTCCAGACGTTGGATCCTATCAAATTACCGTCAACCTGAACACTTTAACTTATACCATTTTACCTTATTCGTGGGGCATTATTGGACCTTCTACTGCAAATGGTTGGGATGCTGATACAGACATGAGCTACAATTATACCTCACAAGAATGGGAGTATACAGGCTTATTGGCTGCAGGATCGCTAAAATTTAGGCTAAATAATGAATGGGCCGTCAATTATGGTACTGAAAACGGCAATAGTGGCGAAATTGAAAATGGCGAAGTTTATCTTGATAATCCTGGAGCCCATGCAATTGTTGAGGGTGGATTCTATAAAGTAAGCTTTTCTGTCAATCCAAACGACCCTGAAATTGCTATTTATTCTGTAAGCAGTATCTCTTATTCATGGGGAATTATTGGTGATGCCACTCCAAGTGGATGGGATGCCGATACAGATATGACCTACGATTTTGAAATTTCAAAATGGACCTTTACAGGCAACCTAGTTCCAGGAGCATTAAAATTCAGACTCAATGATGAATGGACAACCAATTATGGTACAGAAGATGGCAACAGCGGCAATATTGTTGATGGCATCATGTATTTAGATAATCCTGGAGCACATAGTATTACTGAAGCAGGAAATTATGAAATTACTTTTAGTACAGATCCAGATAGTCCTGCCACCGCAATCTATTCCGTTACACAGCTATAATTTAAAAACTAAAAAATTCAATGAAAAATCTATTCTTAAATATCCTATTTACACTGTGTTCAATCACAGCTTTGACATCTTGTGGTTCTAATGATGATGGTACCGCTGATTCATCCCAGTATGATCAGTATGGTACCCCATTCTCTAACATGCCACAACCAAAAGATGCCATCATCTATCAAGTTAATTTAAGAGCTTTCAGTGCTGAAGGCACTATCAATGGTGTAAGAGAACGTTTAGAGCATATCCAATCTCTTGGCGCCAATGTTATTTATTTGATGCCCATTTATCCTGTTGGTGTTTTGAATTCTGTGGGAGAATTGGGCTCTCCATATTCTGTTAGAGACTATAAATCAGTTGGCGCAGAATATGGAACCTTACAAGATTTACGAGCTTTGGTTGATGAAGCGCACAGTATGAATATGGCGGTTATTTTAGATTGGGTAGCCAACCACACCTCATGGGATAATGCATGGATAACTGAGCATCCAGAATGGTATCTCAAAGATGAAGATGGAAATATAACGCCGCCTCCAGGAACTGGCTGGAACGATGTTGCCCAATTGGACTTTGATAATACCGAAGTAAGGGAAGCCATGATTGATGCCATGTGCTATTGGGTATACAATGCCAATATTGATGGATTTAGATGTGATTATGCTGATGGGGTTCCACAAACTTTTTGGGCAGATGCAGTTAGTACAGTAAGATCTATAAAAAACCAAGAGATGCTAATGCTGGCTGAAGGAACACGAAACAATCATTTTAATGCTGATTTTGATTATACTTTTGGTTTCAGGTATTTTGATGCACTTAAAAACGTCTTTTCTGAAGGTGAACCTGCATCATCACTACAAAATGCAAATGCCGAAGAGTATGCCAATAATTATAACAATGATGATCGTATAGTACGTTATACCACAAATCATGATGTCAATATTACAGACGGTAGCCCAATAGAGCTTTTTGGTGGAAAACCAGGTTCTATGGCTACATTTGTAGTTACTGCGTATATGAAATCTATCCCAATGATCTACAATGGTCAAGAAATTGGCTACGCACCACGCATTCCATTTTTTAACCAAACCCCAATTGATTGGAGTACTGCTGATGCTGATATTTTTGCACAATACCAACAAATCATTGACTTCAGAAAAAATAGTGAAGCTATAAAAACCGGTGTTTATAATGGCTACAGCAGCAATGCCATTTCTGCGTTTACCATGAAAACCGATACCGATACCGTTTTGGTGCTTTCCAATTTAACCAATGGCAATGTCAATTACACTGTACCACCATCGTTAGTTGGAGATTCTTGGATCAATGCTTTTACAGACCAGTCCATGGCATTGAGCTCCCAAATTGCCTTAAGCCCTTACGAATATATCGTATTAAAAAAATAATCTTAATTCAACACATGTCTTACCTATCAAGATTTTCATTAAAATCCGTGGCACAAGGTGCTTTCACTTTACTGTTAATTGTGAGTTTTAACCATGGATTCTATGCGCAAACCATCACCTCCCCCAATAACAATCTATCCCTCTCCTTTGAAGTAAACTCTAATGGCGTACCATTTTATCACTTTGAATACAAAGGCAAGCCTGTTATCAAACCTAGTACTTTAGGAATTGAAGTCAAAGACCAACCGTCATTTATGGAAGGTTTTGAAATTGAGAGCTCCGAAGAAACTTCAGTTGATACCAATTGGGAACCTGTTATGGGCGAAGAAAAAACCATTAGAAACAATTACACAGAACTGTTGGTAACCCTAAAACAGCCGCAACACAATAACAGAAAGTTGAAAATTAGATTTCGGTTGTTCAACGATGGACTTGGATTTCGCTATGAATTTCCAAAACAAACCAACCTAAATTATTTCGTCATAAAAGAAGAACACACAGAGTTTCAATTATCGGGTAACCATAAAATATTCTGGATTCCTGGAGATTATGATACCAATGAATATGCCTATACCACTTCGAAAATAGCTGAAATCCCAAAATTGATGGAAAAAGCAACGGTCTTTATCAGCGCTCAACACCCCATCAAAGAGTTGGCCGTTCAAACACCTTCTATGATGAAAACAGATGATGGATTATACATTAATATCCATGAAGCTGCATTGGTGAATTATCCTGCAATGTCCTTAAGTGTGGATGCAGAAAATTATAAAATGAGTTCCCATCTAACTCCAGATGCCGTGGGCAATAAAGGCTATATGCAAACAAATGCCCAATCACCATGGCGAACAATTGTAGTTAGTGATAAAGCAACTGATGTTTTGGCTTCAAAACTGATATTGAACCTTAACGAACCTACCTCTTACAAAGATGTCTCATGGATTAAACCCATGAAATACATAGGTGTTTGGTGGGAATATTTTGTGGCAGGGAAAAGCACTTGGGCATACGGCACAGAAACCAATGTAAAATTAGATCAGGATTTCAGCAAGCTTACACCTAATGGAAAACATGGCGCCACTAACGAGCGTGTTAAATCTTATGTTGATTTTGCATCTAAACATGGTTTTGATGCCGTTTTGGTAGAAGGATGGAACATTGGCTGGGAAGATTGGATTGGCAATTGGAAAGAAAATGTATTTGATTTTGTAACTCCATATCCTGACTTTGACGTGGAAGCCATGCGAGATTATGCAGTATCAAAAGGAGTGAGAATCATGATGCATCATGAAACGTCTGCCTCTGCAACAAATTATGAACGCCGCTTGGATAGAGCATTTCAGTTTATGGAAGACAACAATTACAATGCTGTAAAAACAGGTTATGTAGGGCAAATCATCCCAAGAGGAGAACATCATGATGGGCAATGGATGGTTAACCATTACATTCATGTGGCAAAACGCGCTGCAGATTACCAAATCTTGATCAACAGCCACGAAGCCGTAAGACCAACCGGACTGCACAGAACCTATCCAAACTGGATTGCACAAGAATCAGCAAGAGGAACAGAATTTGAAGCTATGGGAGGTCTAGCTCCAGAACATACCACAATTTTGCCTTTTACAAGGCTTATGGGAGGACCAATGGATTATACTCCAGGAATTTTCCAAACAGATTTGACGTATTATAACACTGGTGGTAATCAGCGCGTCAACACAACGCTAACCAAGCAATTGGCGTATTATGTCACCATGTACAGCCCTTTGCAAATGGCAGCAGATATTCCTGATAACTATGAGCGTTTTCCTGACGCGTTTCAGTTTATAAAAGATGTAGCGCTAGATTGGGATGCGTCTTATTTTCAAGAAGCTGAACCTGGAGATTACATCACTATTGCCAGAAAGGCAAAAGGCAAAAATGAATGGTATGTCGGTGGGATTACAGATGAAAACTCAAGAACAGCAGCCCTTGATTTTTCATATTTACCAAAAGGAAAAAAATACATCGCCACTATTTATGCTGATGCCAAAGATGCCAGTTGGAATAAAAATCCACAAGCTTACACCATCAAAAAAGGCATAGTTACCAATAAAAGCAAATGGAGCCAATTCATTGCACCGGGTGGCGGATTTGCAATAAGCATCAAAGAAGCTGATGCATTAGAATTAAAATCTTTGAAAAAACTATAAAAGCTATGCGCTTTGAGGTGCATCTATTTAATACTAATTAAACTAATAAATTATGAGAAAAATTACCTTTTTAATTATCTGTTTATTGAGCTTATTCTCAGCCAACGCTCAATTTGATTCGATGGCAATTGTTGGTGACGGTGTGGGCGGATGGCCAACAGGTGATGCAGGCGAAGTAGACACTCATCAAATGAGCTCAACTGATGGTATCAACTGGAGTATTAATAACTTAGAGACCACAAGCGGGTCTGTAAAGTTTAGAGCAGAAAATTCGTGGACAAATAATTGGGGAGGTGCCTTCCCCGAAGGGGTTGCGGTTGCCGATGGAACTAATATTTCAACACCAGTTGGCATTTATGATGTGACTTTTAATAGTAATACACTAGAATTTAGTTTTACGGTGTCAAACATCTATCCAGTAATAAGTCTTACAGGTCCAGGTGTTGGTGGTAACACGGTAGATATTGATCTGGGAACTACCGATGGAATTCAATATTTCGGAAATAATATTACTATTGATGGTGAAGTGAAATTTCGTCAAAACCATGACTCAGCAGAAGGTATCTGGGAACCATTAACGTTCCCTTCAGGGACTGCAATTTATAATGGTTCTGGGGCACTCAATGTGCCTGGCAATAGTTATAGAGTTACGTTTAATCTGAATACTTTAGAATATGCTTTTGAGTATTTAAGCATTGCAATTGTAGGATCTAGTACACCTCAAGGTTGGCCGTCTGATCCTCAAATAGACGAGCATGTAATGACTACTATCGACGGAATCCATTATATTATTAATAGTCTGACTTTGACAACAGGTGCAGTTAAGTTTAGACAAAATAATAGTTGGGAAGTGCAATGGGGTGGAGACGGAGGATTTCCTTCGGGAACTGGATCACTAAGTGGAGAAGATATTAATGTAGCCGCAGGAGATTACAGCATTATGCTGAATAGATTAACTGGAGCTTATAATTTTGATGGGCCAATTGGTTATGCCTCTGTTCCAAACTGTACACTTATACCGGTCATTTCAACTACAGCATCTTCGGGAAATGCGCTGCTCGCAACAGATGGTGATAGCAGTACAAAATGGGAAAGTTCATTAGAAGAGGATCAAAGTTTAACGTTAGATTTAGGATCGCCAAATACTATAAATGCTGTAACTATAGATTGGGGTATAGCAAGTGCAAATAATTATTTTTTAAGTGGATCTGTTGATGGCACTAACTGGACAGAAATTGCTGAAAAAAGTAATATGAATTACGGTGCTCGTACTGATGTTATTAACGTCAATGCAGAGTTTCGCTGGCTTAAAGTGGATGGTGTATCACCTAATACGCAAAATGGATATGCTATCTATGAGATTAACGTTTGTGGTACATCAATAATAGACAATTCTAAACGTATTCTATTTGTTGGAAATAGTTATACATATTATAATGCAATGCCATTTATGTTGCAAGATATCGCTGCTTCTATGGGTGATGAGTTAGTAGTGCAAAGCAATACTATAGGAGGAACAAGTCTTGAGTCACACTACGAAAATTCTGGAACTACAGATAGAATCGAAGAAGGTAATTGGGATTATGTGGTACTTCAGGATCAAAGCCAACGTCCTGCTCTTGAAGAAGAATATGTAGCAACACATACATTTGCATTTGCAACTCTGCTTGTAGATATGGTTCATGATTATAGCCCTTGTGCAGATTTGTTTTTCTATCAAACTTGGGGTCGAGAAAACGGTGATGCTCAAAATTGTCCAACCATACCAGAAGTATGTACTTACTTAGGCATGGATGAACGTTTACAGGAGCGTTATACCCAAATGGCAAATGATAATGATGCGATGCTTTCACCTGTAGGAAGAGTTAGACGTGAAATAAGAGAATTATATCCAGAAATTGATCTTTATGTAGAT
Proteins encoded in this window:
- a CDS encoding discoidin domain-containing protein, which translates into the protein MRKITFLIICLLSLFSANAQFDSMAIVGDGVGGWPTGDAGEVDTHQMSSTDGINWSINNLETTSGSVKFRAENSWTNNWGGAFPEGVAVADGTNISTPVGIYDVTFNSNTLEFSFTVSNIYPVISLTGPGVGGNTVDIDLGTTDGIQYFGNNITIDGEVKFRQNHDSAEGIWEPLTFPSGTAIYNGSGALNVPGNSYRVTFNLNTLEYAFEYLSIAIVGSSTPQGWPSDPQIDEHVMTTIDGIHYIINSLTLTTGAVKFRQNNSWEVQWGGDGGFPSGTGSLSGEDINVAAGDYSIMLNRLTGAYNFDGPIGYASVPNCTLIPVISTTASSGNALLATDGDSSTKWESSLEEDQSLTLDLGSPNTINAVTIDWGIASANNYFLSGSVDGTNWTEIAEKSNMNYGARTDVINVNAEFRWLKVDGVSPNTQNGYAIYEINVCGTSIIDNSKRILFVGNSYTYYNAMPFMLQDIAASMGDELVVQSNTIGGTSLESHYENSGTTDRIEEGNWDYVVLQDQSQRPALEEEYVATHTFAFATLLVDMVHDYSPCADLFFYQTWGRENGDAQNCPTIPEVCTYLGMDERLQERYTQMANDNDAMLSPVGRVRREIRELYPEIDLYVDDESHPTLVGSYVSAVTFNTVIFRNDPTLITYNSTLDETVADQVKAVVKSIVFDNFQDWNVGVYDPQAIFSYETTGNTVLFTNNSANGISYLWDFGDGTTSTEENPQHIYDGSGPYTVTLTVTNCSRQSAASQTVTTLNTSGFFEQKFVAYPNPTTKTWHINTSGMAISTITITDIMGKVVLRLSPKSNNVKIDAATLSKGVYFARVSDGRATETLKLVKN